The DNA window ACTACTATCGGGATGGTAATGCCATTCCCCAATATAGTATTCATTTTTTTTATACCACAATTGATCTAACTTCTTTTTCACACCGTTAATTCCTCTTACGAACCATGTAGGTCCGCTTTTTGAATCTGGTGGAGCTGACATAAACTTAGAAATAATTGCGGAAGTATATTGCTCATTGTAGAAACCAATCAATATACCGCCTGTTTCATTTGGATAGGATGACTTGCAGAGTATCTGAATTTCATCTAGTACTATATTAGGAATAACTACTTTAAAATTTTGATTTTCACTAGTAAAATTTAAATCATTCATTGAATACCTCATTATGAATTAGATTAATTCCTTTGAAGTTTCCGTCGCTATTTTCTTGTTCATATACACTAAATGTTGAAGATTCTCTTTCACCATATATTGATTCAAACTTTTTAATAGCAGTGGCAGCTAAAATCCACACATCATCAGCTCTAGCAGGAAACAGTGGGTGCCAACAACCCAACCCTTCCCTCGGTAGTGGTGTTTCGTTGAATTGAGTACTTTCTTCGGCTAACCAGGAATTAACACATTTTCTAAACAGACTATAATGAAAATAAGAGCCGTTATTACTAAAAAGAAATAGCCTTCTACCCGCAAATCCTAGCGAAATAGAAATAAATCGCTTTGTATCAGACCACTGATGTTGTTGCAACTGTATTAAAACCTCATCTTCTCCCGTACAGTCTAGTATCACATTATATTTTATTAACTGTTCAAAGTTATTTTCTAGATTATATTTTAACGTCCCAGGATATGATTTTACCTTAGAGTGAAGTGAGGTTTTATTTAGTCGCTTAGCCAGCGCCTCTGCTTTATTATTTCCTATTTCAGTTAGTAACAAGGTATGCCTAGTAAGGTTTCCCATTTCTAAATTGTCGTGATCAACAATCCCTAGCTTCTCTACACCTGCTCTGACTAATAACTCTCCAACAGAAGAGCCAAGTGCCCCAGCACCTATTAGCAATATTCTTGAATCGCTAATTGTTTTAGGTAACATGCCGCGGCTCATGACAGCATTTTTTGACCAATTGAATGAATGCATCCACCTTACTTTACTTCGGCTATTAATAGTAACTTTTTTTTCATTTTTGTTGCTACTGTTAATATCTAACTTAGCTGTTTTAGGGTTGAGACTGTTATCAATTAAAAGAGGAATTTCTATTCCTTTCCAAAATATTTCAGTGTATTCTTCATTCAATTTTTCTTTGATAGGGAACCCAATCAGTAGTATGTGAACTAATTTCCCTTTGCATTTTTGCCTTTTTTTAATCTGGCGCAGAATACTTCCAAGTTCTATTTTTTGACTATCACATATTTCTGTAAGTTCACTCCAAGTCAGTGGAGCTTGCCATGGCTTAAGGTGGGGGATTTCTTTTAATAATATCCAAGAACCTATAATTCTATTATCGTTTTTAGCTTGAGAAGATTGATATCCCCATTCAGTATTTCTTAAACATAATCCGTTTAGTTTCTTAAACTCTCTTACTAAAAAAATTCCACTATGTAGAGCTGAGAAAGTGGCAATTCCATATTTAACTCCAATTGAATTCCAAAACGCAAATGATCTCGAGTCTTCAGAAAAACCAATTTTTAATGAAGAAAATTCAGGAAAATCAATCAACTCAAAGAGTTCGTCTTGAGAAGTGAGTTTACTTTTTGAAGCAGCTATTAACCATTCTATGGCTCTTATAATATGCCAAGATAAACGAACTTCTTCTTGGTGTGGCTCTTCATTAGGAACAAGCCTACCTAATGTTGTTACATTTGAATCTAGACATAATAAACCGCTTCTCCATGGGTAAT is part of the Planococcus kocurii genome and encodes:
- a CDS encoding Mov34/MPN/PAD-1 family protein: MNDLNFTSENQNFKVVIPNIVLDEIQILCKSSYPNETGGILIGFYNEQYTSAIISKFMSAPPDSKSGPTWFVRGINGVKKKLDQLWYKKNEYYIGEWHYHPDSSSTLSNQDIKQMSEISCNENYKCPEPVLLIVGGRYKSWEYSTYVFPKNKKFIQLDVVDEFGGSKELDSR
- a CDS encoding HesA/MoeB/ThiF family protein encodes the protein MKIPNEVLLTGRRATEFVEGIEIIDDLRWIEPIKKWVLHCSLYSDEIESAVINSYTEWYILIDDDYPRGNIGFYPSKQNSLTQTFPHQMYNYEGNNDYPWRSGLLCLDSNVTTLGRLVPNEEPHQEEVRLSWHIIRAIEWLIAASKSKLTSQDELFELIDFPEFSSLKIGFSEDSRSFAFWNSIGVKYGIATFSALHSGIFLVREFKKLNGLCLRNTEWGYQSSQAKNDNRIIGSWILLKEIPHLKPWQAPLTWSELTEICDSQKIELGSILRQIKKRQKCKGKLVHILLIGFPIKEKLNEEYTEIFWKGIEIPLLIDNSLNPKTAKLDINSSNKNEKKVTINSRSKVRWMHSFNWSKNAVMSRGMLPKTISDSRILLIGAGALGSSVGELLVRAGVEKLGIVDHDNLEMGNLTRHTLLLTEIGNNKAEALAKRLNKTSLHSKVKSYPGTLKYNLENNFEQLIKYNVILDCTGEDEVLIQLQQHQWSDTKRFISISLGFAGRRLFLFSNNGSYFHYSLFRKCVNSWLAEESTQFNETPLPREGLGCWHPLFPARADDVWILAATAIKKFESIYGERESSTFSVYEQENSDGNFKGINLIHNEVFNE